A single genomic interval of Macaca nemestrina isolate mMacNem1 chromosome 14, mMacNem.hap1, whole genome shotgun sequence harbors:
- the LOC112427400 gene encoding LOW QUALITY PROTEIN: protein GVQW1-like (The sequence of the model RefSeq protein was modified relative to this genomic sequence to represent the inferred CDS: deleted 3 bases in 2 codons): MPSLYRHSREPCSGSWKRRQPLRSTSLQLLPTTPNFLWLHRARSVTVLGFWSTADVLKASRPCREWPLLASCSSWSWPWLLGSTPGVLCKAGKGRAPIPETQCHFSKSMCSLPISVQYFGNSPNISNFFRWSLALSPRGVQWQDLGSLQPHSPRFKVFSCLSLPSGWDYRRAPPRPANFCIFVEMRFHHVGQADLELLTSADLPASASQSAGITGVSHRAWLQTLSLLLY, encoded by the exons ATGCCATCCTTGTACAGGCACAGCCGGGAGCCATGCTCAGGGAGCTGGAAGCGAAGGCAGCCCTTGCGCAGCACCTCCCTGCAGCTCCTGCCCACCACGCCAAACTTCCTCTGGCTGCACAGGGCCCGCAGCGTCACGGTCTTGGGCTTCTGGAGCACTGCAGATGTCCTCAAGGCCTCTAGGCCCTGCAGGGAGTGGCCCCTGCTGGCCAGCTGCTCAAGCTGGTCGTGGCCCTGGCTGCTAGGGTCTACACCAGGTGTGCTCTGCAAAGCTGGCAAGGGCCGGGCCCCAATCCCGGAAACTCAGTGCCATTTTTCTAAGAGCATGTGTTCACTTCCCATCTCTGTGcaatattttggtaattctcccaatatttcaaactttttcagatggagtctcgctctgtcacccagg ggagtgcagtggcaggatcttggctcactgcaacctcattctcccaggttcaaggtattctcctgcctcagcctcccgagtggctgggactacagacgtgcaccaccacgcccggctaatttttgtattttc gtagagatgcggtttcaccatgttggccaggctgatctcgaactcctgacctcagctgatctgcccgcctcagcctcccaaagtgctgggattacaggtgtgagccaccgcgcctggcttcaAACTTTGTCATTAttgttatattaa